The Paenibacillus amylolyticus genome contains the following window.
GCTGTGCAGTCGCCGTTGCACCTGAGTTTCCGATGACCCAGACATCCGTTTTAACAGATGCAGCCTTCTTCCAGATGTCGTCCTTTTTCGCATCAATTACAGGTGTACCATAAGTGACCTTGGTTTGTTTCAGGACAGAACCCAGCTTCAGTCTCCCACGGTTGGCTGGTATCTCAGGCTGCTGATTGGAGATATCATTCCATACGATCGAAGCTGTCTTGCCGGCAGCATATTCATCCGTAATTCGAAAATCCAGAGACAAGACCTGGCCTTCGGTAAGTAAAGCAGCTGACATAGGCAGTGATGCGTATACAACATAACCCGTTTTGGTCTCCTGTACATTGTAAGCATCTTTATCCTTGCCTTTACCGCCCTCCCGTTTGAACGTATATTGACCCTTTACAGCCGGCGGATTTTTCTTCTTGGCAGACAGATCAGCTTCAGAAGTTGCAGCGCCCGTACCCTTTACTTCTTCGGCCAGAAAAACCTGTACCTGATCACCTTTGCGACGTGTGGTATCCTTTACTTCCACTCGTAAATTCACCTTTTTGGCATCCCACAGCACACGAGCCTCACCCGTAACCGCCGATGTACCATCTGCCAGATGATTAATTCCAATCCCTTTCACAGCACCCCAAAGAATATCTTCCTTTCCTTTGTGATCCGGGAAAGTAGGGCTGGCCTTAAGTGCTGTCCACTCATTACGATAGATTGGAAGAG
Protein-coding sequences here:
- a CDS encoding sugar-binding protein; this encodes MKAKPAYWALVDATTLPIYRNEWTALKASPTFPDHKGKEDILWGAVKGIGINHLADGTSAVTGEARVLWDAKKVNLRVEVKDTTRRKGDQVQVFLAEEVKGTGAATSEADLSAKKKNPPAVKGQYTFKREGGKGKDKDAYNVQETKTGYVVYASLPMSAALLTEGQVLSLDFRITDEYAAGKTASIVWNDISNQQPEIPANRGRLKLGSVLKQTKVTYGTPVIDAKKDDIWKKAASVKTDVWVIGNSGATATAQLLWDEKYLYVLADVKDPLRSKLSSNAHEQDSIEIFIDQNKDQTTFYQEDDAQYRVNFDNETSFGGNARKESFKSATRLTSGGYTVEAAIPLDSVRADGQRWIGFDLQVNDDGAGDGKRSSVSIWSDSSGNSYQDTSGFGSLFLTRK